TTGAGTCCATACAGAATGTATTCAGTTACATGCAACATCAAACCATGTCATACTGCTGTGGCCATACAGACAGAGCAGTCCGCTGGCAGCTACTATTTTTCatcgtttttcttcttctgGAACTTTCTGAATTGCGATTGAATGGCGACAGCTGCCTTCTCGGTTTCCGGGGCATCCATGTCAATGTCAATTTCCTCTGGGATGTCTTTCTTGGAAGCATCTGGTGAAGATAAGGTGATTGTATTAGACCAACACTGTATAGCCCTTAAATTAGGAGTTTGcctaaaaatgtatgttttgtcATCGTTTACCCACCTTCATTTGTTTTAAACACTAAAGGTCATCATTTAATAAATATCTGGTTGGGTATATTGGGTGTATGCAACTGGCTGATCATTTTCCAGATAAgatcaagttttttttatagttttggcAAAAAAATCACAATATTTAATTACTTTAACAGTCAAATTGTGCCGGCCGCAATCGCACCACTTTAACCCTACATTCAGAACCTAGAGCCATTAAGAACCATTCAGAGTGCTAACACAAAACGTGTCTGTGTCAGTGCCATAGACTAAAAAGGTGTCTCTACAGACTTccactataaaaaataaagtcaaaaaatggcTGCTGACATCCTGCAATGGTgacattaggtgtgttcgacatcggctgtggctggatgtaactgatcggcgagattagccgcgtgcaggcggggaggagctgaaaacggagacgtggaCGCGCTGTGCTTCCCGTAgcttgctgcatttacgtcaggcatggctgatcacgtgccgtttgcttgctttatcgcattaaacatgatttgtaagatgtaaactacataaaaagtgaattatactgttttgaatgtccgtgtatgtccgtgtatgagtggaactgaagaggcttaaagcatctgtttttacaagaataaagttcaacataagcatatattatttaaataccaatgtagtggggtctacgttttttatccattttattttgatgaagatgacacaatataacatcgcgactacatgaaaagagctttaactgttataaaaatacagatttgtgagcatttgtggaactgaggggGTGAAAATAAGCACGaaacacacgtgattgttgtcatgtggtgaatccgaccaatcttgaaacagctgtgtcgtcattatagcccgtgcagctcctcttcgcgaactgcgctggctaGCTCAGccggctgatctcgaatcgctTTCGCGGTATTTataaaccatatgacacagtcacgtgcctgcagcgccagctgaagtcggacaaaaatactaaccggaatgcactgcttcaagtcagccaccgatcggtctgcgcagcgccgcatgaagtcgaacacacctattatcTGGAGCCAGAGTCTGCGTAGTAGTGATTGTGAGGTGGAGCCGGGGTATCAAGGCCCCGCCCATTTTCCCCATTTGACTcaatcacaaacacacagatcaAGTTGTCACACCCCTCGTTTTATAGAATCATAGAATATAGAAAGTACATCAACATCATAAGAATTAACTCAAATGACAGAAACAATCATtggtaaaagtttgattttaacatAGTCCCACGTTCCATTCGTTTACATCAGGGGTcaccaatcctgctcctgggGGGCCGGTGtttctgcagagtttagctccaaccctaatcaaacacacctgaagcacctTAATTAGCTGCTTAATTAGGGGGCGATCAAAATGTCACTTTTTAGGACGTGTGTGTGGCAcgcctggggcctcatttataaagcgtgtgtacgcacaaaacagggctggaaacgtgcgtacggcagttcccacgcaaaggttgtgatttgTAAAATACAAACTTGacgggagaatgggcttgcagggtgggatctgaggatgattcatgtacgcagacttgcaggtgatctgtgatttataaagggaacattgctttgttttataagtcttaatacTTTTTGGCCTATGCCATTTTTGGGTTTTATgcatacgtagacttttagtaaggatcttacgcacagttttataaatgagacccctggtctGTGTCTTTACCCACAGTTGAGGTCCTGGCCACATGTGCTAATTTTCAAAAATGCCAACGTTAAGAACACTTGGCATGCACTAGATCAGGGTGGGTAAACTTTTCTGACTCAAGGGCCACATCAGGTTTGGGAATACAAAAGGGACCCTATGTTTGATGAAGGAAGCCTTATTTATTGCAAATAATCACTCAAATTTCTACCATTATTGTATGCATGGTCATACAGTGCCTTGTAATACTATCTTTAccctgtttttttacatttctaaaCAAAAAGTTTCCTTCTTAAGCCTTGTGTATATTATTGTCTATATACAAATATGAAGGAGATGTCTAGTGTACAgtgttgaaataaacattctAACATTATTTAGATGCTTCATATCCACATATAAACATGTGTTAAAAACATAGGAAAGCAGTCTTGAAAAACAACAATGCTTTCTTGTCATATCAGACATACTGCCTTCTCACATGCTGATAAGACTTAGCGCTCACTCAGGAAGCAGCAGGAGCAACagataaaacataataaaacagGTCAATCATATAGGCAAGTTTGTCTGTCTTTCAGAATGTTATATCAGAATCAGCGTGACCTGTGTTCTCTTCTATGATTCTGAACTTGGACGTCAGTTTCAAGCTGTTCAGATTTGTTATTGCTAAAGCACTAATTCGACGGGCAAATGACAACGTCTGCATTATAAACTGTGACAAAACTATTGCTTGCATtggaaatcacaaaaatgcgCACCGTGATGGTGTTTGGTTCAAGATTCATAGTTGGGTTAAAATCTGGATTTATAGCGCCTGTCaaaaagttgccccaaagaGATGCGTTGCATGTAGTTCTCCTGAGTCTGATATGATGCTCTGCAGAAAATAAACCCTATAACTCAAACTCATGACAATGATCCACGAGAAAGGCAACGGACCTAAGaattataaagtagcacaaccTCTATCCCTACCAGAagtctttgtgccattcaccatgatcagtcatTATAAACTGAAAGTTCAGGAAATGTGTAATTGTCCATCTTACagcaaatatcttaaaatactaaataaactaaatctactttaacaaaaaaaatatacagaaaGTTAGTATACATAGTATTGCTGTATGACAATATACTGtagtttgtttctatttataaaacagatAGTTTTAgcccttgattctgattggtcaatagttgtACTTTACTCCACTTTGCATTGTGTCTATTCCGAAAAGCAGCTTActgaaatatatttgtttttgtcctctctggagtatatCAAGTAGAGGGAaagtattaaagttaaaaatCCACAAGAACATTTATCTACCTTCTCTCTGTCAAGACatgcattttaaatttcaaacgTACATCGATTGAAAGACGGAAATTGCACAAATCTGTGATCTAGCATGCAAGAGCCAATGAGTGTTTGATATCACTGCtgtaaagcaatgtgtcgtaaagcttcttgaggtgCAATATTTAAATTCGTCGTTCATGAGAACTGGGACcaagatcgctggataaagggctgaatttaGATCTGTTCCTCGCAATCATATGAATTGTAAAGATGTGAATTACAGcgaattaataaaattaacatcttttgtgaatttatgttgtgttttagtGTCATTATTGTTGCAAGGGTAAAGAAAGCATAGGAGAAAACGTATTTTatgtgtgtcatggcaaacaaactaaatattacaaaatggttaaatgattacagaaatgttatttatttgaagGTTTCAAAGtgtagtcttgtttaatattgtataattatttgaaaattaaCATTTCATTATATAATTAAAGGATTTTAATTGTTATGAATAGGAAAACTTATAAATTTGTACGtctgtaaagctgttaataTGTAATTAATTAACATATATTTGTCCTGTCAAAACGACAATATTATAAGTCtcagtgtgtttaaaacataagtaaatgtatgtgtggtacaaccacactttatgtaaaaatacacacgtatttgAGATCACATTGGTCCTACCTATAGAGTATCATTAGAATAAGATTGGTGCTAGTGATTCACATTGCACTGCAGTCGTGCTCCTAATTACTAAAGCATCATCCAATTCATCTAAGATTCCAGCTTTAATGAAATCTTTATGCTATTTGGTATGTTTTTATACAACGTAAGCTCAATAGAAAAGCTACACAGATTTTCCCAGGGCATCAGAAGAACaccacaaacaaaagaaaaagcTCACATTCTGTGGTTTGAATATGTGCAATATGTGTCAGCAATTTTGTTGATTCAGGTCTATTTAGTTTAGCATGcctttttataaatgtgtgcAGCTAAAACACTGGGGATTACTTCAACCCCTTTCCTTTTATTTCAAATCTTCCTTTAGCTTTTTTCATGCACAggcacacatttttaaaatgcttATCAGACTATTTTCCTTCCAGAATATATTTTTCTATGGTGGGGTGCCTTCTGAAGTACTTTAGAGATGCTTATGTTGAGAGATTTCTGTATGCATAAGGGTTCTTTAGGGTAAATGCAACAATTCAATTACTCTTGTTTTCATTCAAGGCAAAACATTACTTGGAAATACTGTTTGTTTGCACAGCGAAAGCCATATAAATATGTATGCTTTGTTTAATAAGAATATCATTTACCTTGTGTCCCAGAGGTTTTGCTATTGCCACCTGTTGCTCCGGATCCTTGCCtctttaaaagaaaaagaaaaaagaaactaTGGTCAGTACAAGACAGTAACCCAGTCTTTCATGCCAATGTAAACACCATGATAGCACCCTAATGCTCATACTGTTGAAAGAAGATGTACTGAACGTGTAATATGAGACCCATCTTTATGTAAGAGCTCAAAAATCCAGACATTCTTAAATCATTATAATAAAGCAAAATGCATTGtgcaaatatgtaaaaaatatggtTTGCTGAAACTAAAAAGATACAGCATGACTTTGTGCCAGATGTGAAGGCAATGAATGTGTGCATATGTCAGGTGTTTTAACAAAGAAAGAGCCCAGTGTCTATCGTATGAAAGCTTTCTCCAAAGTCCTCACATCTTGTCAGCTATTTATGTTGTTCATGATGGTGAAACCTTGACTGATTTTCAGGTCACGTTTTGAGGAGGAAATGAGAAAGCAACAATGTGAGTATTGACAATCACCTATTGTCTGTAAAGTATCCCTCAATACAACACACTCAACTTGACagaaatgaaaacattttaacatactGTTTTTGCATTGGAATTGAAATATctgtaaaaataacaatactATATTTGAGATTAATTAAATGGGATGAGCTAAACGTACCTGGGATGAGCTAAAAGCCACATTCaaggtttatattttttaataatcttgGTGGTAAATTTATATTGACATGATATctttaaagattttattttttttctgtaaattgcaACATCTGCACAcctgatttaaaatatattaattgtTAGCCTCTTAGCATTCCTGAAAAAAAGCTCAAAAAGCCTAGTAAAGACAATAATTGTACCTGATGTGTTGATTGTATTTCAAATCAAACCAAAGATATGagacatgtttagctttttgttttgagttgtATGTTGCATGTCATTAAGATTTctgtcaaataatgcagtgttcCTCCCATGGTACGTTGGAACTTTAAGGGTTAATATACttatagtaaaataataaacattcTGAATTGACAGAAATTCTTCATGTGTGAAAAAGCACAGAGAATATTTTTCCCTGGCCAATTCCCTCTCTTGCATTATTTACTTTCAATGAATTTCAAAGAGTGTTTGTAGTGCTTTGATGCTGAGAAGCTCAGGCAACCAGCAAAAATGCAAAATGTTCAGACATACAAGCACAGAAAATGCCTTCTGTACAACCAGAAAAATGTTTgaatatatgaatataatacAGTACATCATTTTTTAGTTAATTTAGTTAATTTTTTAGTAATGTAAATATTATGATTGTTACGAATACATTAGTTTAGTGAAGACATTGCCTCAGATCGGCGTAAGTCAAATGTTTATCATACAAAGTCATTAATTAAAGTGTAAGTGTATAAACCCATGTATGGCATCATAGATTAACACTCGGATTGACTATATAAATGTGAAATTTAAAACAGTTCAAATGTcatagttttaataaactttgaaAAAATCATTTCACTAAGATGTCGCCATTAATGAGTAACATAAATTATGAACCATACAgaacattttccaaaaaaaaaaaagattataaaAATATGATCTAAAGGTAAGATGGTGTGGAGTAAAACATTATCACATAGATACCATAGTATTTACTTTAGTAAAATGTAGTAACATAATTGTGACACTACCACATAAGATGCATGTTTTCACCACTCTATATACTATATGTTGTGAGGATTAGTAtaagtatatgaagagtttggttacaaaacgcgataaaatcagtattatatcaggtcagtatttaaaagtaaattcttaattttacgcaaaatacaatatccgccatgttattctgtcaactcctccttttttacagaatgcaataaatccgctccacaaattacagcgcaccattccacacaatgtaaacaaacaatggctgcgcgttgagtacacggaatcctagtcctcctcatctactttgtacttcgtgatcaacaaacaaacaaaagcaaaataatactttaatggcattgataacctgtggtggttttctgtgacgggaaagaaatgtaaCGTTAAGCCATCGACATCTAATAATTTTcgcaagaggcactcgggagacggaaaaattatggttgcttgttctcccgacagcatcattGCTTCTGTCATGTTAACACactgaccccaggggatcttatgaaaaaactttccattattttactcaaagtcaacaaaaatccagcaggaccaaaacattttacagctgattgctgtaaaaaatgttaagcgacgacgtcaagtataaccgcagcaatgacagtgttcaaTATgacagtgttttgattaatgccattaatgttttttttttaatcagtgtatagcgtcaactaaatgaatataaaatggtaaagatgaatgcacatttttacattgattcaataaatttatagcattttgaaaaaaaacttgtcatggatttatagcattttgtggaaaaaaatatttgtttttatcataaatctttgaaaatcaagttatggatttgaatttttctatgtttatataacctaaagatgctatgtgaacgtttttaaaagaaaatagtggttttcatcttctCACTTTctttggtatagaaaacacgtttttaccgaaatttgtcaaaatggatttattgcgttttggaaccaaactcttcatatatatttgagttttaataGGTTTAATATGTTGTcttatccattttatttatcTTATGATTTTAGTGAAGTGAAAGTGACACATTTGTCAAGTATGACAAGACATATGTTGTATTTGTaagacatatttaaaaagtGACCTCTATAGTaatcacaaacatacacactgcaagtcatgaacacacacagagCAATGGGCAGCTATCACTGCAGCCCCGGGGAACATTTGGGCTTAgatgccttgctcaagggcacctcagTCACTACCTGCCAGCTGTGAGACCGGCAACCTTTGGGTTACAAACCAGACCCTCTAACCACTAGCCTGCTCTCCTCTTTGTGCTCAGTTCTCAACTTTTGTTGAGGCTCCGGAGGTCGTTGTATTGGCCTTAATGTGTTTGGGCAGCACACACCTTCGCAATCTCTCCCAAGAAAAACTGGTGGGTGGGGGGTTGCCAAGGCAGCCATCTCTATCTCTTGTGCTCTGTCTGTATCACCTGGGCTCCAGTctccattttatttatatgaataaataaaaagtgctatataaataaaattaaatagaatatatagttatttatattatttattattattatattatttatattcttatattttcatatttcagGGGACACCCATGCAAAGATTAAGTAGATATTATCATGCCCATTTCCAGCTCATTTACACGTTACTTAAATAGTAAATGCATTTGCATCTGTTTGTGCGCCTATGGGCGTGCTTGGTCTGAAAAAAAGGTGTGTTTatgcgcattgttggcgcgttgctattttgaaaACTAAAACAGACTACgtcactgacaaactaaaacctggtctaaagtcagtggtgcagtatatattttttgttatttaaagagctcattagtaatatgcgacTATAAACGGGGCTACAACGCATGTTTGCTTTTTACACACGCATGGATTTACActcgcagcagcacacaaatgtttttaaatatgacaaattaaagaattaaaatgtaaaagattattactgagtctcttggacataaatgaggaccgattacaGGACTTTTAAAGGTGTGAAGCTGAGATCAGCTGGCAGAAGAGTTGATTTAACTAGAGCTTGGTATATTatgctttttaaatgtgctaatataggatttattttaatctttttttttaaatgctaccccacagatttattgtatatgatgactttgtagcTCTAGATATGGTGAAATGAGAACCAATAGGCTACTTTTATCAAAACATCATtctataaaattttattttttaagaccaatcttaaactggtggacttcttcctctgcttacaGTTTTTCCACTTACAAATTCCACCATGTATATGGGGAATCTGCCATGGCGCAAGACTAACTGGCTTTTAAAAGGGATGGGAAATTAGATTCTCATTGGTTCATTGTACATTCCCCTGAAACACACCAATTAC
This sequence is a window from Misgurnus anguillicaudatus chromosome 24, ASM2758022v2, whole genome shotgun sequence. Protein-coding genes within it:
- the pcp4b gene encoding calmodulin regulator protein PCP4, which gives rise to MSERQGSGATGGNSKTSGTQDASKKDIPEEIDIDMDAPETEKAAVAIQSQFRKFQKKKNDEK